In Bradyrhizobium sp. 200, the sequence GCGCGGAGTTCCGCGTCAATTTTGAAATCGAACGAAAGGACTTTATCCATGCAAACGCAGCGGATTGTCCTCGGCCTTGCCGTCGCGATCGGCGGAACAGGAGTCATCGCTCCCGCGTCGTCGCAGGAATATCGTGGAACCTGGGAGCAGCAGATGGCCTGCACGCCCGATGTTTGGCGGCTCTGCGGCGACCAGATCCCCGATGCCAGCCGGATCGTGGCCTGCTTGCGGCAGAACACGCCGCAGCTCTCTCCTAATTGCCGCGCGGTGTTCGAATCGAGCGCCGAACAACAGCAGGCTAATCGTGGGTCGACGCAGCGGGTTCCGCAGCAGACGGCACCACGTGGCCGCGCGCCGCAACAAATGCAGCCGCAGGCCGTACAGCCCCAGCCGCGACCGTTCTATGAGGAAGATGAATAGGCTGGCGCTTCCAGCGCGGGCCTGAGTTCGCAAACGTCGACCCATTCGGCTCCGGTCAGTTCCGCCATGCGCGCGGGCGTAATTTTCACCGCGCTGTGGGTCGAGCCCGCGGCCGGCACCACGATGTCGAACGCCCTGAGCGACACGTCGCAATAGACCGGCAGCGGCGTCTTCAATCCGAACGGACATACGCCGCCGACCTCGTGCCCGGTGATCTCGGCGACTTCCTCGAGGCCGAGCATTTTCGGCTTTCCTCCGAACAGCGCCTTCACCTTCTTGTTGTCCATCCGCGAGGTTCCGGCAGCGACGATCAGCACCACGCGCTCCCCGATCCGCAGGCTCAGCGTCTTGGCGATCCGCGCCGGTTCCACCCCGTAAGCCTCTGCGGCAAGCGTGACGGTGGCGGAACTCATCTGGGATTCGATCACGGAGATATCAGGCGCCTTTTCTGCGAAGAAGGCGCGGACGGACTCAAGACTCATTTCAGGACCTTTGGGCAGACACCAGGGCGGGAAGCTCGGCGAGGGCGTGGATGCGATGGTCGGGCAGAGCGCCGAGTTCGTCCATCTGGGTGCGCAATATCTTGAACATCGTCAAGGGAGGCAGTGTCTCGCTTTCGAGGCAGGCCAGCGCCATCGCTTCCGGCATTACCCGCTCGATCCAGGCGACGTTGAGCCCGAACGCCTTGGCGCCGCAGACGTCCCATGGATTGGAGGAGATGAACAGCACCTCGGCGGGCCGCACCTGCAACTTCTCCTCGATCAGCGCATAGGCTTCGGGAGCGGGCTTGAAGATCTTCTTGGCGTCGACGCTGATGACTGCATCCAGCACGCTGTCGAGCCCACTGTTGCGCACCAGCGCACTCAGCATATCAGGGCTGCCGTTCGAGAGTATCGCGAGCTTGCGGTCCTTCATCGCTGAAAGCGCCGCGAGCGCATCCGGATAGAGATC encodes:
- a CDS encoding YbaK/EbsC family protein codes for the protein MSLESVRAFFAEKAPDISVIESQMSSATVTLAAEAYGVEPARIAKTLSLRIGERVVLIVAAGTSRMDNKKVKALFGGKPKMLGLEEVAEITGHEVGGVCPFGLKTPLPVYCDVSLRAFDIVVPAAGSTHSAVKITPARMAELTGAEWVDVCELRPALEAPAYSSSS
- a CDS encoding haloacid dehalogenase type II; the encoded protein is MTIKAVVFDAYGTLYDVQSVADVTEDAFPGYGEIITQVWRIKQLEYTWLRSLMRHYRDFFEVTRDSLAYTLSSLGLQYDDDTFARIIDKYLHLDLYPDALAALSAMKDRKLAILSNGSPDMLSALVRNSGLDSVLDAVISVDAKKIFKPAPEAYALIEEKLQVRPAEVLFISSNPWDVCGAKAFGLNVAWIERVMPEAMALACLESETLPPLTMFKILRTQMDELGALPDHRIHALAELPALVSAQRS